CTCACCAGGAAAAAGACACTCAGGTGAATAGAAAGATAGGAGTCATGTATCTCACCTGGAAATAGACACTCAGGTGAATAGAAAGATAGGAGTCACGTATCTCACCTGGAAATAGACACTCAGAGTTGTGCAGTTGGTGTTCAacattgtaatatgtaaattaggtgttATGTAGCCTATGAAATGCCTCAATAGAAACATAATACTTGTGCAAGTCAGACATTCAAATTTTTCTCCATTCCGTTTTGTTGAGAAATTGTAGATAAATGATAAACATTCTTTCGTGAAGTGCAACAAAATGTGGATTAAGAGAAAATGATTAAAATGGCATTGGGACTTGAGTTTGACCTATCCCAACAAGAGAAATGATCATATTAGGCTACACAGAAGCATACgtgggtggggatggggggggggttaaacaGAAGCGATTTGAATACATGTTTTAGTTCCAAACCCTTCTTTTAAGGATTAATCAGAGGCCAGGGTAAGCAAAGAATAAAAAACTAAAACACGAAATGTGTGCAGTGCACGTGAAGATACTCGTTTGAAAAGCTATCAGCAATTACATTAATTGGATGTACTCATATTGTACTTAAGATAGGCCTGCGTGACTAGGAATCAAACATTCACATCCACGCGTAAACTCAAGGATGTTTGTCAGCGAATGTTGATCGTCTTTTGGGACAGATACTATTTCTAGTTTTTATCTGATCTGACACGAACCTGTGTTGACTTCCAATGACATTTCATGAATTCACATTTTCATCTCCAGGGAAAAGACAACTTACTTGAAATTCTGAGTGAGGATGGTGTTCAAGTTGTAGTCTCTGAGAGCTTTAATGATTACCCGGTTCACCAGGTCGAATCCATTAAGGTGAGTGACCAAGTATACCTGGAAGTACATTTGGCAAATTAACTATCTTTTGGATTGGTATCCTTCGTGTCAAATAGCTATTACATAGAGTCATATCTTTGGGCTGGCCAGATGGGACCAATGATACTGACAGTAATGAATGTAATATGACAAGACGATTCCTTTAAGAAACTCGTCTCAAAGGAAAGGTGTAAAATATCTAGGGCTATATTTGATTAATTTCGTTTCATAAAATGATTCACTCTTATCGCAGGTGTTTGACAGGGAAATGAGAAGATATGCATAGTGGTCTGTACAGCAAAAATTTAGACACTTTAGTTGTTTAGTtattcattttatcatatttagtTATTCATGTTATCAttgacattattacattattatactTTACTGACTTTACGATTTCAAGTCGAATTTGATCACTGTACTCTGTCAAACAAGTAATGAGTTATTTATGTACATTACCTCCGGGGTTTTAGGAAAAGCTATACAATGTAAACCAAATGAGAATAGACAACGATATGAGCTACATATCCTACCTAATTCCACGGCTCCCTTCACTGTCCCTTTGTGGTGAAGACTTAatggtatttattttacaaCTTCATGCCATCTCTTATTTTCACTTATACACCTGTATTCAAATTACAGAGTCAGACACCCGAATGAGATAGAGACATAAATTACGAGAGACTGGGGGAAAGGGTGGTAGAGAGAAGGGGAAATGTAGTTAAGAGATCAGACTGAGTCTATTTTGTGTAGTACATCTTATAAGTTTGTCAAAATACATACCGCTTTTCTCTCCACAGAAAAACGACGTTAGGATCATACTAGTGATGGGATACGAAGGCAAGACAAGACGAGCATTCTGTGAGGTATGTACTTGTATAAGGTGATAGCTACTGTACACAACAATATATTACGTCACACCTCTCACACGTGTTTGTGACAGGAAAAAGTTAACGTGAATACTGTACATGCCATTTGGTTGAAGGTAGTGAATAACGCACCCACCGACAATTGGTGACACTCGTTACAACTGCTGGTCGTTGGTGTGTTAAAACCAACAATCCTACGACAATTGATGGCAATCATCGAGTGTCAAAACCGAGGTCATTTCTGTATGACGTCAATACTCAAATAATGGTGATATAACAAATAAGCTACTGGTGATGCAGAAGAGGCACTAACAGTACTCTTTTACAACGCGTCTGcgtaagataaaaaaaaaacatttccatAAAATTCTGATGTCCCGATTTTTAATTAAAACTGTAACACAACCTAGACAGTTTTTAAACCGCGAAAACTTATAATTTACTTCAAGTTTCAacagaatataatattttagAATAACTCTCAGTGAACTATTGTACAATTTTATCTGTAACGTTTATATGAATTTGGATGTGCATTTCTTCTACTTAGGTTTTTGTCTGTGGTGGTGGACGTGTATTCATTGGCCAAACCATACAAAGATATGAATGACAAGTAAATGAACGATATCCAAGAGAAGAATATACATTTCTCTATAATACAGTAGTAATCGTATTCAAGCAAGCATAGGcagtaagggagccttcagtaataaCAGGGGACGGGGGTATCAAGCCTTGTCTGTTATCGTATCAGTGTCAGTGGTAGGATACCAAAATCACCAAATAATACAAAGTTAAATAATACAGTGACTCAAAGTAAAACCTGACCCTCACCTAACCTAATTCATTTTTTCTAAAACTGGCCTCCCCGATTTGTAAATATGACCCCCTGATATCCTCCGGctctccccttgtaattactgatggATTGATAAGACATGTTGATAATCTAAATCTTCCAATGTAAGTACAAAAGACTAATTTATGACACTTTCCCAGGGTTACAAACAAGGCGTTTATGGTGCAAAGTATGCCTGGCATATTGTGTCTGGATGGTACGAGGAAGATTGGTACATGATCAACGATACAGACTGCTCACCTAATCAGATGGCTGAAGCTGTAGATGGAACTATATCAACATTCCAAATGCTGATGGATTTCACTAACGCAACTACAATAGCTGGCTCGGTAATTGCTGAGTTTATTTCTCGCGATCAGTTTAAGCAACGAATAATTGTTATTGAACTAAACCAAAGAACATTAAAACATAAATAAGGGCAAATTGTGTTCTTTGGAACCATTAATAGTGCTAAGAAACTATCTGACAATCATGTGGTGACGCTTTCTCGTTTTTGTTATGTGTTAATTCTATCACACCAATTATTATACTCGTTGCATCAATTAGTAATATACAACTGCCAATCAATCTATTATAAACAATCAAGTCAATTAACCGTTCAATCATTAAGCTGGCAACTAATCAATTAACACTAACTAACTACAGTAGTAGATTGTTTTATTATTGTGACAAGTAATTTCTCCATGTCTCTATGAACACAATATTTGCGTTGATAAAAAGTGATTTTTTCAAGGACTTTTGTTGTTATCATAGGATGTTGATGTATATTACCAACGTTACCTAGACTGGCCAAGTACAGCTATACATGGCACGAATGAATGGGCCACTCCAGGATACGATTCTGTCTGGGTGGTTGCCTTAGCATTGAATAACAGCAGAGAAGAAATCGAGAAACAGGTGTGATATACCAATGTGCAAAGTATAGACGGCGCTAttatgtgtatgcgtgtgtctgtctgtgtgtgtgtgtccatctgtctgtctgtgtgcctgtctgtctctgtatgtatgtatgtatgtatgtatgtatgtatgtatgtatgtatgtatgtatgtatgtatgtatgtgtccgtctgtcggtctctctgtctctctctctctctctgtctctctccctctctctatctcttgtttatttttgttatattttatagtttatttattgaatattgCTATGATATATCGTGACATCACAATTTATAGTGAGCCCAATTTCTAAAATATAAAGTTTAGCATTATCTTCAGGCGTTTCAATGCGTTAGGTAacgtatattatactatatatgaTGCGAAAACGATAAATACCTACTCCATTCTTTTTGCCAGGAAATCCTTGACGAAAACGgaactttcatcagatataaaAGATTGGAAGATTTCAGTTATTCTGATAAGGAAATGTCTGGAGTATTTAAGGATGCGATGTTGAAAGTCAAGTTCCATGGTGTAACGGTAAGAATGTCTGACTAAGATGTCATAAGCTAATAGATTGACTTGGAAATCTTTACCTGACAATATAATACAGACTATATTGTTAAACCCGTAATATGTCTTACCTACCATCAGTTTAAAAATGGTATTTGGTAGAGTTATGATGgtcgaaatggttgaagtggccggcttggaatctgccgAGGCTCGTACCAGGGTTAATacttgtaaagcgctttgagcacagtgtaatatatcactatataaaacttacattattatcatttagTGAATTTTAGATTACCTGGTGTCTTAATGTTGTagataatttaatattttctaAAAGTAGATGTTTCTAGTTTATATCCTTTAACTGTACATGAAGGTAAGATAACAGTGTGAAGGTGATATAACAATGTGAAGGTAATATAACAGTGTGACACTTGTCACTTGTGAAAGGAAAGAAATATCGTCAATAATTTATAATTGGTCAAAACCTCGGATTATATCATCCCCGGGATACGGCAACGTACGTGAAATGATCTAAAGAATCAAGTGCACACGAAAAGGGAGGTCCAAAGACACACACCTAGAATGTATCATAGCTTGTTAAGTGATGGGAATGACGTAAATAGCTTGTTAGTCCATTACATTAGGCTCTGAAATATCTTTTATTGAAtttaatgattttcattttcaggGTCCATTTCAATTTGGTCAAAACCGTGAACGTCAGGGGATAGTATTGGTTCACCAGACCCAGGGTAAGTTATTAATTGTGTCATCTATTGGAAATAAATCGGATGGTTTGATGAACTTTGCCCTTATGAAAGTTTGTACAgtgtcattatcatcatcaccatcatcatcgccatcaccaccaccaccatcatcatcactacctTCAtgatcaccatcaccaccaccaccatcatcaccactaccaccattatcatcagtatcatcgtcatcatcaccatcatcattaccgtcatcaccatcaccaccaccaccatcaccatcatcatcatcaccaccaccgccatcaccatcatcatcaccatcaccaccactaccactaccaccatccGACTATTCGCTTTTCAATCAATTCATCTATCCACTCTCTACCAGTACAAATAATCATAATGCATGTATTTCGTTGGCTATTGAAAAAAGGGATCTGTTAACCAACTTTGTATTCAGTTATTTTCTCATTGAACAATTATTAATATCTTTCATCCTCGGTATATTATAGAGGGCCGCCGAGCTATGGTGGCGTTATATGTTGATGCAACAGCGTCGTTGGATTTCAATGAAGATACTCCATTCCAATGGAAAGGTAGAATATTTCATCCATTCAGATATGATAATTGAAATGTTATATGACTTTACACTTGAACGGACATGTGTCCGTTTAGTCTTTCTAAACACTGTCTAATAATCTTGATCACATAAGCAGTTAATTTAATGTGTCAACATCATAGCAGTTTTACTATCACGGGGGGGGGAGAGGTACTCACATAGTGAAGGTACATATGTACCGCGGTTTTCACCACATCTTTCGACTTTCGAAATTGAATATAATGGACGTACGGCATTTGACCCCAGTTTTCCGGCTGCCAAATAGCTTTACCTGAGAGCGTAACAAGCTCAAGTACCTTATATAGCAAcgtatttacaaaatattaaacaatataTTCCAGGATGAGACTATTTTGTGAAATGCTGGATGATATCAGTGGATAACAGAACAAGCTTGTAGTTACGGCTCTTGGTACAAAATGTAGCGGTGTTACACAATAGATTATTCTCCTCACAATACACAGGTGACGGTCCTCCTGTTGACGGACTTAGGTGGCACATCCGAGACCTACGAATCGTTCCATATCTTTTCTATGCCGCATGTGCCTTGGCTTCCTTTGGTCTTTTGTTGTCAGTTATCTTCCTCGGCGTCAACATCGCATTTCGTAAACATGGGTAAGTGAAACAAATTCTatttgtatcataattttgtgcCAACTTGCATCAGCAACTACATTCATCATCCTCCGTACAGAGAAGAGACATACTTCTTTAGAAAGTGGCCAAGAAGGGGGATACGGTGATAATGACAtaaatatttcaagtttttgCATGTACCCTCACTTTGAGCAATGTTGTTAGTGCCATTTAATAGGATAAAATCATGACCGGAATAATAGGAGAGaaattactgtatatatgtattgtcatAAGCTTAGACAAAAAAAATAGGTTTGGATTGGCACGCTTAGAACGGTAGCAGGacaaataaattgaaatcaCCCTATTTCTGGTGACATCACAGCGTTCTCTAGATCTTCAGACTTCTCACCAAAGCAGtgcaaattacattttttggtCGAGTACGCCGATGGGAAGCGACGAATTGGGAGACTGCAATGCGTTAGCCATTTGTATGCAGAGGAATAGACAAGAAATGTCAACTACGTCATATAGTCACACGATGTCGTCACTTATTTACGAGGGTAAACAAAAGTGATTAGGGCCCAAAATTCAAACGGTGTGAATCTTCCATATCAACCagatattgtatgattttaatCTATATTACAGGTATATCAGGATGTCATCCCCTAGACTCAACAATATGATCATACTGGGTGCCATGATGGCATACTTATCTGTAATATTCTTTGGATTGGATGGCAACACTGTTCCTAAGTACAACAGCATATTTTGCTCTGTAAGTTCTAGTATAGCATCATTATTTAGGCGTTCATGGTTTCATCTATTACAggatcgagagagagagagagagagagagagagagagagagagagagagagagagagagagagagagagagagagagagagagagagagagagagagagagagagagagcgcagggggagggagggagggagggagggagggagggagggagggaggaaaaaagagagagagagcagggggagggggagggagagatctgagagagagagaaagagagagaactTGAGGTTAACGACCGTCTCAGCATATAATACGCAAATGAACATTAAACCAAAAAGCCAAATGACAATGCTAAAATCATTACAAACAATGACCAGAATCTTTTGTAACTCGTTTATCATCAATTAAAAATACAGAGagttgaaattatgaaatttactGTCCATGCACTGTTAAAATACATGCAACCAATTCGAACGTTTAGACATGCTGTATATATACTAATATGACTCATATTCAAACGTATGCAGTAATTGATGTAATAATTCGTCAATCTATCTTTGATTTTCTCCGACACAGCTGGATACATGGATACTAGTCGTTTCATTTACTCTGGGCTTCGGTGCCATGTTTGCTAAAACCTGGAGGGtctacaaaatatttacaaataaaatacacaaacgACAGGTAAGATATTTTTCTAACATTCCAAACTAAATTAAAGTCCTAGTGACGTACTCCATTATCTTgggacacatacatgtagagcaGTGTTCACTTTATAATGCAGATGATACAGATCAGGtatatgctagggagtctattGATACATATCAGGTATATGTTAGGGAGTCTAATAATACAGATCATGtatatgctagggagtctaatgATACAGATCAGGTATATGCTAGGGAATCTAATGCTACAGATCATGtatatgctagggagtctattGATACAGATCATGTATATGCTAGAGAGTCTAATGATACAGATCAGGCAtatatgctagggagtctaatgATACAGATCATGTTTATGCTACGGGGTCTAATGATACAGATCAGGtatatgctagggagtctattGATACAGATCATGtatatgctagggagtctaatgATACAGATCAGGTAtatatgctagggagtctaatgATACAGATCATGTTTATGCTACGGAGTCTAATGATACAGATCAGGTATATGCTAGGGAGTGTAATGATACAGATCAGGTATATGCTAGGGAGTGTAATGATACAGATCAGGTATATGCTAGGGAGTGTAATGATACAGATCAGGTATATGCTAGGGAGTGTAATGATACAGATCAGGtatatgctagggagtctaatgATACAGATCAGGtatatgctagggagtctaatgATACAGATCAGGTATATGCTAGAGAGTATCATAACGTACTGGAAAGGGGTGGTGATTGTGCTCATGAGGTATGAGTAAGGGTATACTTTTCTTATCTAGAAGATTTTGGAAAACCATGTCAAACTGGACCGGTCGATTTTGCTTCAATTTTACTAAATTGAACgtagaatatttctatcattttcaaagcaATTGTTACAACTGTTATAAAATCTTAAAAGTACGCTAACAATACGTCACATTATCTTATTTTTCGTTTCAGGCTCTGCATGACACTCACCTTATGGGATTTGTAGGAATTCTACTGTTGATCGATATCGTGATACTAGCGACGTGGCAAGTTATTGATCCATGGGTTATGGTGATCAAGAACCTTACAACGGAGGTAAAATATTTGAAGTAACATGTCATTCGTTTGAAATCAGCTTGTGAATAGTTGTATTAATTAGATTGTGAAGTTAATTGGAAGTACCAAACTGAATTAAAAACGATGACATTTCTAATAAACTTCAAAACGAATTACCATAgaatacattttaaatatatttgaaaaatacgAATTCAAACACTTTATGTCATGAAAGAACTGACGAACAAAGACATCAAATGTCTGAAAAAATAAACGGTAAATACTAAATTCTCGGTGGTTATATTCTTCAGATTACTGGAGACGATGCAGTAGTTCTGCGAATGGAGACATGCGAGAGCAATTACACTTATTATTGGTTAGGCGCCATCTACGCCATAAAGGGTCTACTGCTTTTGTTTGGTTGTTTCCTCGCTTATGAAACAAGGAACGTTTGTGTTGACGGACTGAATGATTCAAAGTAAGTTCAAATAACACCATTGTAACattacagtgcagtgcagtacactacactacactaaactacactacactacactacactgaactacactacactacactgaactgcactacactacactgcagtacagtacagtacagtactgttcggtacagtacagtacagtacagtacagtacagtacagtacagtacagtacagcacagtacagtacagcacagtacagtacagtacatcacAATATACCACATTGCAGTAGAGTACAGTGTATCGGTATAGAGACACCTTGTTACAATATAAGCCTATATGTGATGGGTATTCCTTCAGCTTTTTTCCAAGACACATTATTTGCGATGTCGATTGTGTACATTCATATGGTGTtgttcacacacaaaataaagtCGTACTAATGAAAGTCGCTGATTTTATATGCCCATCTACAGGTGGGGTTTTAGGGAGATTTTAATGttatgaaactgtttttgtaaatatgacccgtaatatcgtacacacaATATAGTAAAACACAtccaatcaaaatgattttagaGTTCACACCCCAAAATACCAGTGCTACCAATGCGAACACcatttcaacctgttgctgtaCTACTTCTGGATTGAAGCGATCCCTAATGGCCATGGACAATCTCCAATTATTcatgattattattatgattgtCATTTTAACAATTATTTCCAGTGAATGTATTATTAATTGTATGGTCGAAGAAATCCTACTCCATTTACAGCTACagtaaattaaaatttaaaatgcaaTACTTTGTTctaattaaaatgtatgttcTGTTTTCACAGACAGATTTGTGTATCAGTGTATAACATTGTGGTGCTATGTGTACTTGGACTTACTGTTAACCTGGCTGTCCAGAACAACCCGACTCTGACGTTTGGCTTCACAACTAGTATCATCATACTGTCAACAACTTTCACGATTTGTTTACTATTTGTACCTAAGGTATGTTAAAATGCGTCttgttattgtttacttttgtATACGCAAAAGACATAAAACTAATGTGGCACTGGGGGGAGGGGTCAGCTCCGTGTGAAATGATATGCTGAAGCTCCGCTGAAACCTCCAAACCCAAACTTGACATGTAACACACCACACACCCCATTCTAATACTAAGTGCATCGCACAAAATAGATGCTATACAGGTCTACGATGCATGCATACGGCATTTCATATGATGAAATATAGTTAAAACCTAATGAAAAtaatagtttataaaaaaaaataaaagcttACTTTTAAGATCTTttaaaagttgtctgaattgttttgaaaattattataGAAATACTCTACGCTAAAATTGAAGCAAAATCTACCGGGCCAGTTTGagaattgcccccccccccccctcccgcaACGTCACATCTGAAAGCAGGGTTATGAGATTTAATCTTCTTTTTGCAGCAAGTCGTTAAGTTTTTCAGTGATTTCGAGCTCTGTAGTATATAAGTAATCACTGATTGTCTGTGTTTTATCTCTTTACTTTACGATTGTGCAGAGTTCCTAGTCAAATGTCAACAACCATCAAATTACACGTTACTAAATTCTTTATTATTACTCCATTGTGAAGATAAAATGTTTCTCCAAAGTCATAAGTCGTTAGATAAGAACAAACTTATACATATATAGAGTATTTGATGCGTTTTTAAAGATAAGATTGGCTTTAAAATTTAGTTTAAGTTTATAACCTTTATGCAGGTGAAAGTCATCATGGCAGACCCATCCGGGGAAGAATTGAAAAGAAAACGACTTCGAGAAGGACTGAGTGTAAAAGGTAGTATGGATGGAATGCGGAAACAAGACTCGGATATGTCAATGGATACAACTACTGAAGAGTTGACAGCAAAGGTTGCTACCTTAAAATGGAAATTGTGTGAGGTGAGAACACCATCCTTACTTTAATTTTTACAAAGACGACATGTTATTTGTACACTATTAATGTGTCAGTAAACGAGGCTAATGAGGTGTCAATCGACGGCTGTTTTGTATCACGAATATACAAAGAACTGTGTCAGTACTTGTGTCCTTTAGCAACAGTTAGAATCGAGTCATGGACCTAAACTCGCCATGCAAGCAGAGCTACAGTAGTTTGAATTACGCCGTTGATACAAAAACGTGGTGCTGTTTAGTTTGATAAGTTTTCGACGATAAGTCGTCCTTGGTctttgtcaaaatatggaataacATTACgaaaaatgcaaaacaaaacaaaaaatcaacGATAACTTCCGTATAATCGTCTGTCACTGTGTTTCACCTGTGTTACAGAAAGACGATGAGATACAAAAACTCACCCAGGAAATCAACATTTCCCAGAAGACAGCAGGGAATACTGCATTGGTCCAGGATGCGAACACGCCTGCCCTCAACGTCAATAAAGAGTTTTGCTCAAAAGAAGTGTATGTCAATCTTGGTTCTGCCGACGACGTCAAAGACGTGACTGACGTAGGGATCCAGGTAGAGGAGGAGAAACTGCAAATGAGATCATTCGTGGCTTCGGAGGATTTAAAACAAATAGTTAAAAAACGCAGGATCCCAgaaaaatgcaaattagttttTGTCAATTTAGGTTATTCTGGAGATGAAGAAACTGATGCTAATAATGTAATCTATGTCTAAATTTGAGAgagtgcctgtctgtctgtctgtctgcctgtctgtctgtctgtctgtctgtctgtctgtctgtctgtctgtctgtctgtctgtctgtctgtctgtctgtctgtccctctgtctgtctgtctgtctgtctgtctttatgttTGTATACCTTACCTCtgtttgtatatgtgtctgtctgtatgtttgtatatatgtctgtcagtcagtccgtccgtccgtccgtctgtctgtctgtctgtctgtatgtctgtctgtctgtctgtctgtctgtctgtctgtctgtctgtccgcctgtcTGGCTTACTGACTCTTAATATGACAGCGTGTACGAATGTATGTGGTTTCATAAGGTtgtgtatcgtattgtattcGTTTACATTGTTCAGTAGGTAATACAAGTAGAAGTTACTGAGATGTTTAAGTATTTCCTATGTATACTCAGAAAGTTATAGCTCAGAATTAAGATTTGGAACATGTGCAATATGTATCACTGGATAAAAAGTTGTTTTACAGTGAAACTTACACGACGTAGAGAGAatttatgatataaattatatacaaagaTGTCAAATTAATGttaaataatgtacatttttaaatacatttattacaaatattcacCCAAACTACTTTCGTACACATTTTCACTTATCCACCGTCCATTTCcagttatataatatttatatttggtatgaattcagacacacacacatcagaGATGAtacaattataaaatgtaaactttgaacCCTTTTAATGTATTTATCAATCCtgtgaaatgtaacatttacatttcattcaCAAAAATAAACGGAAATAAAGATTTTACTTTCTTCTCCAAAACTTTTCAGTTTCTGtctgaagtttaaaaaaatgatcatgAGGGATATGGTTGTTGGTTTGATGGATGAGTCAATTCGATAAGCTTATGTCGTGAGAGAGGTGTTTCTATTTTCGCTAAAACTCAATCTTGGTATATGTAATTTACTATAACCTCAGTAATTTGTATATGATCCTATGCGATGGCTAATTCGACAGTAATTGCATTCTTCAAAGGAGTTaagttgggttgggttgggtctTCTCCCATATTTTCTAATAGGGCGTTCAACCCATACTTAAAAGATCTACACACTTGAAATGTCCTTTGCCAAATAGATGACTAGAGATTACCCTTTATGCCTTTCTGGCCTATGGCACTGATAGTGGTGCTGATCGAGTGGTAAGGatacagcgccaccaacgttcaTTACAGCAATTTATTATTTGAACGTGGTACCTTCATAATATTCACGCTATTCTTTTTGTACCGAAAGAACTATACTGTGACGTATGCTGCCCTCACCACTCGTGAATGTTGTGACTTTATTCATTTACCTACTTGTTCACTATTGCCAAAGATGAACCAGAGATGAACCTTGTATGCGCATTACACTATATGTTTGTTTATAGTCCCATGATATTATTAGTACATTTGTGAAGAGATGTACCGGGTAGTAACGTCAATGTTTCTAAGATTCTCTGAAGTCCTATTAAGAAGATCTAGTACTATATCAACAAGGAAGGGTTGCAACGTCCTTTGCAAAGTAGATAGAGGTCGCCAATCGGTAGCCATCATTATATCTTTGAAATGTTAGAACACTTCTTTTAGAAAATAAATTCCCTTCTTTACTTTCAATATTTGACGATGTcttattatttatcattattgcAAAATCTAAACATGTTCAAGTCAATTATGTTTGTATCCAGTGAACCGAGTTTAACatagcgtgtgtgtgtgtgtgtgtgtgtgtgtgtgtgtgtgtgtgtgtgtgtgtgtgtgtgtgtgtgtgtatgtgtgtgtgtgtgtgtgtgtgtccttaTAGGACTCCTATTACATAGTTGTATTCTATAAGATGACAAGGTGTGTGGAGTTATTGCAAAATCCTTGAGGTAGCTACTCTTCACGGATTTAATTATA
The Glandiceps talaboti chromosome 6, keGlaTala1.1, whole genome shotgun sequence genome window above contains:
- the LOC144437043 gene encoding gamma-aminobutyric acid type B receptor subunit 2-like, with amino-acid sequence MYGEVGNNETNEIELAIAGLMPIWTPNGGWNAAGVVPAIEMAIKDVNSRPGLLDGYRLKLYLEDDHCDPGMATNLLYKHLINEPTKLMILGSGCSIASVPVANAAHYFNLLQASFSTSGELSEKGRFPLFFRVVQSDLGLNPPYLALLRHFGWKRVAVLYHDTLFFAKGKDNLLEILSEDGVQVVVSESFNDYPVHQVESIKKNDVRIILVMGYEGKTRRAFCEGYKQGVYGAKYAWHIVSGWYEEDWYMINDTDCSPNQMAEAVDGTISTFQMLMDFTNATTIAGSDVDVYYQRYLDWPSTAIHGTNEWATPGYDSVWVVALALNNSREEIEKQEILDENGTFIRYKRLEDFSYSDKEMSGVFKDAMLKVKFHGVTGPFQFGQNRERQGIVLVHQTQEGRRAMVALYVDATASLDFNEDTPFQWKGDGPPVDGLRWHIRDLRIVPYLFYAACALASFGLLLSVIFLGVNIAFRKHGYIRMSSPRLNNMIILGAMMAYLSVIFFGLDGNTVPKYNSIFCSLDTWILVVSFTLGFGAMFAKTWRVYKIFTNKIHKRQALHDTHLMGFVGILLLIDIVILATWQVIDPWVMVIKNLTTEITGDDAVVLRMETCESNYTYYWLGAIYAIKGLLLLFGCFLAYETRNVCVDGLNDSKQICVSVYNIVVLCVLGLTVNLAVQNNPTLTFGFTTSIIILSTTFTICLLFVPKVKVIMADPSGEELKRKRLREGLSVKGSMDGMRKQDSDMSMDTTTEELTAKVATLKWKLCEKDDEIQKLTQEINISQKTAGNTALVQDANTPALNVNKEFCSKEVYVNLGSADDVKDVTDVGIQVEEEKLQMRSFVASEDLKQIVKKRRIPEKCKLVFVNLGYSGDEETDANNVIYV